In one window of Amblyomma americanum isolate KBUSLIRL-KWMA chromosome 9, ASM5285725v1, whole genome shotgun sequence DNA:
- the ACC gene encoding acetyl-CoA carboxylase isoform X8 codes for MNGATEVKGRTDLQRLESLAAHNGVNTSPVRIVVEPCWDDEGGAVTATSANLFNGANLNGFGNGPRPLFTIDCSDEETDDPGSPSGRFMGDELRRNRSRAKLFSFAAKARLRAQSMSGAHLSAEDREYGKGQKDFIVATPEEFVSRFGGRHVINKVLIANNGIAAVKCMRSIRRWAYEMFSNDKAIRFVVMVTPEDLNANAEYIKLADHCVPVPGGSNNNNYANVDLILDIAKRVGAQAVWAGWGHASENPRLPELLSKNKIAFIGPPEKAMWALGDKIASSIVAQTANVPTLPWSGSGLKADWNEEEGHNPKKPLKIKPELYRKGCVTGVDDGLEAAQRIGFPVMIKASEGGGGKGIRKAESADDFPQCFRQVQSEVPGSPIFIMKLATCARHLEVQLLADQYGTAISLFGRDCSIQRRHQKIIEEAPCVVAKPQVLEHMERSAVRLAKMVGYVSAGTVEYLYSEDGKFYFLELNPRLQVEHPCTEMVADVNLPACQLQIAMGVPLHRIKDIRLLYGESPWGESRIDFDNPVQRPRPLGHVIAARITSENPDEGFKPSAGTVQELNFRSNKNVWGYFSVGASGGLHEFADSQFGHCFSWGEDREEARENLVLALKELSIRGDFRTTVEYLITLLETDAFLSNTFDTGWLDKLIAERVQAEKPDTMLSVICGALHVAYRTIRENFRNFQTCLEKGQILPATTLTNLLTADLIHDSVKYTVQVSQCGPTSYFLVMNGSTRRVEAHRLSDDRLLLSIDGASYTTYMKEEVDRYRVVIGNQTCIFEKEKDPSVLRSPSTGKLLQFLVEDGAHVVCGQSYAEIEVMKMVMTLTVEESGCVHFVKRPGAVLEAGCELARLELDDPTRVNKAHPFEGGFPAPESEGGLHEEKLNQQFLAAKQDLENVLDGYVLPDPYFVQHMTTSLDTFMRTLRDPTLPLMELKDIISSISGRIQPSVENNIRTLMKMYDKNITSVLAQFPSQQIAGVIDSYAATLQKRADRDVFFMTTQGIVQLVQRYRNGIRGRMKNVVQELLKQYLSVETDFQQGHYDKCVALLREKHKDSMSVVVDKIFSHLQVAKKNLLIIKLIDHLCGHEPGLTDELSSILNELTTLSKTDNAKVALRARQVLIATHQPAWELRHNQMESIFLSAIDMYGHDFCPENLQKLILSETSIFDVLPDFFYHGNVVVQRAALEVYVRRAYVSYDLTCLQHLQLPSGICAAQFQFLLPSSHPNRQNQAPAVTDGNANDSPSTPDDSVAAWEREQPDLDSQRVGIMAAFNTFEQFANDFDNLIEFFAVSPNVAPRNEFDFGTREHNTPSFCDNNESPVNVEPMHILNIAIRNDIPNEDEDYAAKYYAFCQEKCAIMKERMVRRVTFLILHKRRFPQYYTYRYRDDYVEDQIYRHLEPALAFQLEINRLRNYDLEAIPTSNLKMHLYLGKAKVPKGQEVSDFRFFIRAIIRHSDLVTKEASYEYLQNEGERLLLEAMDELEVAFTHPVAKRTDCNHIFLNFVPKVTMDPARIAENVRDMVMRYGPRLWKLRVLQAEIKMTIRGIDASSTPCHMVFTEDTIGPGVPSLNGKCVPIRLFLANESGYYLDIALYKERLDPETGLMQFEAWGPHRQGPLHGLPISTPYLTKDYLQQKRFQAQSNGTTYVYDFPDMFRQALLRLWEEHVEMRPGQDIPASLLSCVELVLDSQGRLVEQKRLPGENDVGMVAWRMTLVTPENPEGRDIIVIANDITFLLGTFGPQEDILFLKASERARALGIPRLYISANSGARIGLAEELKHLFNIAWVDPEVPDKGYRYLYLTPENFKKVSALNSVNTELIDDEGEKRYKITSIIGKVDGLGVENLKYAGLIAGETSQAYEEIVTISLVTCRAIGIGAYLVRLGQRVIQLENSHIILTGAGALNKLLGREVYTSNNQLGGVQIMYPNGVSHVTVHDDLEGTYVMLKWLSYMPKYKGAKLPITEPLDPIDRDVVYTPSKVPYDPRWLLAGRDSPNLPGFWEDGFFDRGSFMEVMQQWAQTVVCGRARLGGIPVGVVAVETRTVEIDIPADPANLDSEAKVLSQAGQVWFPDSAYKTAQAINDFNREELPLFVFANWRGFSGGMKDMYDQVLKFGAYIVDALHTYRQPVLVYIPPYGELRGGAWAVVDAAINPQQMEMYADPDSRGGVLEPEGTVEIRFRKKDLLKAMHRVDARCREILAQLGMADPEKKAALEVELHKREQQLLPMYHQVALSFADLHDMPARMQEKGVIQDVVPWCKSRCQLYWRLRRRLLQDAVKRDIRQVRPQLGDGEMESMLRRWFVESLGAVKQYLWENDLAVTNWLEEQLDPKMERSLVNENIQCLRRDAAISQIKGVLSVNPEVIMDSAVHIVQQLTPQQRSDLLATIRTLENDPLPTATATTSNESPTTPPSSSDSAS; via the exons TTTTGCTGCGAAGGCACGGTTGCGGGC ACAGTCTATGTCGGGTGCTCATCTGTCCGCTGAGGACCGCGAATATGGGAAGGGCCAGAAGGACTTCATCGTGGCCACCCCCGAGGAGTTTGTCAGCCGCTTCGGAGGCAGACATGTCATCAACAAG GTCCTGATAGCCAACAACGGCATTGCAGCCGTGAAATGCATGCGCTCCATCCGAAGATGGGCGTACGAGATGTTCAGCAACGACAAAGCCATCCGCTTTGTTGTCATGGTGACGCCAGAGGACCTCAATGCCAACGCAG AGTACATCAAGTTGGCAGACCACTGTGTGCCAGTCCCGGGTGGCTCCAACAACAACAACTATGCCAACGTGGATCTTATCCTGGACATCGCGAAGAGGGTCGGTGCCCAGGCTGTGTGGGCCGGATGGGGGCACGCCTCCGAGAACCCCCGGCTCCCCGAGCTTCTGTCCAAGAATAAGATTGCCTTCATTG GTCCTCCAGAGAAGGCCATGTGGGCGCTGGGAGACAAGATCGCCTCCTCTATCGTGGCACAGACAGCGAACGTCCCCACGCTCCCCTGGAGCGGCTCTGGCCTGAAGGCTGACTGGAACGAGGAAGAAGGCCACAACCCCAAGAAGCCCCTGAAGATCAAGCCCGAGCTGTACCGCAAGGGGTGCGTGACGGGCGTGGATGACGGCCTGGAGGCGGCCCAGCGCATCGGCTTTCCCGTCATGATCAAGGCCTCGGAGGGGGGCGGGGGAAAGGGCATCCGCAAGGCTGAGTCGGCCGACGACTTCCCCCAGTGCTTCCGGCAGGTGCAGAGTGAGGTGCCTGGTTCGCCCATCTTCATCATGAAGCTGGCGACCTGCGCGCGCCACCTGGAGGTGCAGCTGTTGGCAGACCAGTACGGCACGGCCATCTCCCTGTTTGGCCGCGACTGCTCCATCCAGCGGCGGCACCAGAAGATCATAGAGGAGGCGCCCTGCGTGGTGGCCAAGCCGCAAGTGCTTGAACACATGGAGCGG TCTGCTGTCCGGCTAGCCAAGATGGTGGGCTATGTCAGTGCCGGCACTGTGGAGTACCTCTACAGTGAGGATGGCAAGTTCTACTTCCTGGAGCTCAACCCAAGGCTTCAG GTTGAGCATCCGTGTACAGAAATGGTTGCCGACGTCAACTTACCTGCGTGCCAACTTCAG ATTGCCATGGGTGTGCCACTGCACCGTATCAAGGACATCCGCCTCCTCTATGGCGAGTCACCGTGGGGTGAGTCACGCATAGACTTTGACAACCCTGTCCAACGACCTCGGCCCCTGGGCCACGTGATTGCTGCCCGTATCACCTCGGAGAACCCCGACGAGGGCTTCAAGCCCAGTGCGGGCACGGTCCAGGAGCTCAACTTCCGCTCCAACAAGAACGTCTGGGGCTACTTCAGTGTCGGTGCCTCTGGCGGACTGCACGAGTTCGCCGACTCCCAGTTCGGCCATTGCTTCTCGTGGGGCGAGGACCGTGAGGAGGCCCGCGAGAACCTGGTGCTCGCGCTCAAGGAGCTCTCAATCCGCGGTGACTTCCGCACCACCGTTGAATACCTCATCACCCTGCTGGAGACGGACGCCTTCCTGAGCAACACCTTCGACACAGGATGGCTCGACAAGCTCATTGCCGAGCGAGTGCAAGCCGAGAAACCTGACACGATGCTGTCGGTGATCTGTGGTGCGCTGCACGTGGCTTACCGGACTATCCGCGAGAACTTCCGTAACTTCCAGACGTGCCTGGAGAAGGGCCAGATCCTGCCAGCGACGACACTCACAAACTTGCTCACCGCGGACCTCATCCACGATTCGGTCAAGTACACGGTGCAG GTTTCCCAGTGCGGGCCAACGTCATACTTCTTGGTGATGAACGGCTCGACGCGTCGCGTGGAGGCCCACCGGCTGAGTGATGACCGCCTCCTGCtgtccatagatggcgccagctacacAACCTACATGAAGGAGGAGGTGGACCGCTATCGGGTGGTCATTGGCAACCAGACATGTATTTTCGAGAAGGAGAAGGACCCCAGTGTGCTGAG GTCTCCGTCGACAGGCAAGCTTCTCCAGTTCCTGGTTGAAGATGGGGCTCATGTGGTCTGCGGCCAGTCGTACGCTGAAATCGAAGTGATGAAGATGGTAATGACGCTAACCGTTGAAGAGAGTGGATG CGTCCACTTTGTGAAGCGGCCTGGCGCTGTCCTCGAGGCTGGCTGTGAACTTGCCAGGCTGGAGTTGGATGACCCCACACGAGTCAACAAG GCCCACCCGTTCGAGGGTGGCTTCCCGGCACCCGAGTCGGAAGGGGGGCTCCACGAGGAGAAGCTGAACCAGCAGTTCTTGGCAGCCAAGCAGGACCTGGAGAATGTGCTGGATGGATACGTGCTGCCGGACCCCTACTTCGTGCAGCACATGACCACCTCACTGGACACCTTCATGCGTACCCTGCGCGACCCCACCTTGCCCCTCATGGAGCTCAAG GACATCATCTCGTCCATCTCTGGCCGCATCCAGCCATCGGTCGAGAACAACATTCGGACGCTGATGAAGATGTACGACAAGAACATCACCTCAGTCCTGGCCCAGTTCCCAAGCCAGCAG ATTGCCGGTGTCATCGACAGCTATGCAGCAACTCTCCAGAAGCGGGCGGACCGGGATGTCTTCTTCATGACCACCCAGGGCATTGTGCAGCTGGTCCAGAGGTACCGAAACGGTATTCGTGGCCGCATGAAGAATGTTGTGCAAGAGTTGCTGAAGCAGTACCTCTCTGTGGAGACCGACTTCCAGCAGG GTCATTATGACAAGTGCGTGGCCCTGTTGCGCGAGAAGCACAAGGACAGCATGTCTGTCGTGGTGGACAAAATCTTCTCGCACCTGCAGGTGGCCAAGAAGAACCTGCTCATCATCAAGCTCATC GACCACCTGTGCGGTCATGAGCCCGGCCTCACCGACGAGCTGTCTTCTATCCTGAACGAACTGACCACCCTGAGCAAAACGGACAATGCTAAGGTGGCTCTCAGGGCACGTCAG GTGCTGATTGCAACGCACCAGCCTGCATGGGAGCTGCGCCACAACCAGATGGAGTCCATCTTCCTGTCGGCCATCGACATGTATGGCCATGACTTCTGCCCCGAGAACCTTCAGAAGCTGATCCTCTCAGAGACGTCCATCTTCGACGTGCTGCCAGATTTCTTCTACCACGGCAATGTGGTTGTCCAGAGGGCTGCGCTTGAG GTGTACGTGAGGCGGGCGTACGTTTCCTACGACCTGACATGCCTGCAGCACCTGCAGTTGCCTTCGGGCATCTGCGCAGCCCAGTTCCAGTTCCTGCTTCCCAGCTCGCACCCAAACAG GCAAAACCAGGCACCGGCCGTGACTGATGGCAACGCGAACGACTCTCCCAGCACCCCGGACGACAGCGTTGCCGCTTGGGAACGCGAGCAGCCGGACCTGGACTCTCAGCGAGTCGGGATCATGGCTGCCTTCAACACCTTTGAGCAGTTTGCAAA CGACTTTGACAACCTGATCGAGTTCTTCGCTGTCTCGCCTAACGTGGCTCCGCGAAACGAGTTCGACTTTGGCACGCGGGAGCACAACACACCCTCGTTCTGTGACAACAACGAGAGCCCAGTG AATGTTGAGCCCATGCACATCCTCAACATTGCCATCCGCAACGACATTCCCAATGAGGATGAAGATTATGCAGCGAAGTACTACGCCTTCTGCCAGGAAAAA TGTGCCATCATGAAGGAGAGGATGGTTCGCAGGGTGACCTTCCTCATCCTGCACAAGCGACGGTTCCCCCAGTACTACACATACCGCTACCGTGACGAT TACGTCGAGGACCAGATCTACCGACACCTGGAGCCTGCGCTGGCCTTCCAGCTGGAGATCAACCGGCTGCGCAACTACGACCTCGAGGCCATCCCGACCTCCAACCTCAAGATGCACCTCTATTTGGGAAAGGCCAAG GTTCCCAAGGGCCAGGAGGTGTCTGACTTCCGTTTCTTCATACGTGCCATCATTCGACACTCTGACCTTGTCACCAAG GAAGCTTCGTACGAGTACCTCCAGAATGAAGGGGAGCGTCTCCTGCTTGAGGCCATGGATGAGCTCGAAGTGGCTTTCACCCACCCCGTG GCCAAGCGAACAGATTGCAACCACATATTCCTGAACTTTGTGCCCAAGGTCACGATGGACCCGGCAAGG ATTGCCGAGAATGTCCGGGACATGGTGATGAGGTACGGGCCACGGCTGTGGAAGCTGAGGGTGCTCCAGGCCGAGATCAAGATGACCATTCG AGGCATTGACGCCAGCTCCACGCCCTGCCACATGGTTTTCACCGAGGACACGATTGGGCCTGGCGT TCCGAGCCTGAATGGCAAGTGTGTGCCCATCCGGCTGTTCCTGGCCAACGAGAGCGGCTACTACCTGGACATTGCGCTGTACAAGGAGCGCCTGGACCCCGAGACGGGACTCATGCAGTTTGAGGCCTGGGGACCCCACCGCCAGGGTCCCCTGCACGGCCTGCCCATCTCCACCCCCTATCTCACCAAGGACTACCTGCAGCAGAAGCGCTTCCAGGCGCAGTCCAATGGCACCACCTACGTCTACGACTTCCCCGACATGTTCCGACAG GCCTTGCTCCGACTGTGGGAGGAGCACGTGGAGATGCGTCCAGGCCAGGACATACCAGCATCGCTGCTGAGCTGCGTCGAACTGGTTCTCGACTCGCAAGGCCGGCTGGTTGAGCAGAAGCGGCTCCCTGGCGAGAACGAC GTTGGCATGGTAGCCTGGCGCATGACTCTGGTCACACCCGAGAACCCGGAAGGCCGTGACATCATCGTCATCGCCAATGATATCACATTCCTCCTTGGCACCTTTGGACCCCAGGAAGATATCCTGTTTCTG AAAGCGTCTGAGAGGGCGCGGGCACTGGGCATTCCGCGACTCTACATTTCGGCAAACAGTGGAGCGAGGATCGGCCTCGCGGAAGAGCTGAAGCACCTCTTCAACATTGCATGGGTCGACCCTGAGGTGCCCGACAAG ggtTACCGGTATCTCTACCTGACACCAGAGAACTTCAAGAAGGTCAGCGCCTTGAACTCGGTCAACACTGAGCTCATTGATGATGAGGGCGAGAAGCGGTACAAGATAACCAGCATTATTG GCAAAGTGGATGGGCTCGGTGTTGAAAACTTGAAGTATGCGGGTCTGATTGCTGGCGAAACATCTCAGGCTTATGAGGAGATTGTCACCATCAGTTTG GTGACGTGTCGTGCCATTGGTATTGGGGCCTACCTGGTACGTCTCGGACAGCGCGTCATCCAACTCGAGAATTCGCACATCATTCTCACGGGTGCTGGAGCCCTGAACAAG CTGCTCGGACGGGAGGTGTACACGTCCAACAACCAGCTGGGAGGGGTGCAGATCATGTACCCCAACGGCGTCTCACACGTGACCGTGCACGACGACCTCGAGGGCACCTACGTCATGCTCAAGTGGCTCTCCTACATGCCCAAG TACAAGGGTGCCAAGCTTCCCATCACAGAGCCTCTGGACCCAATCGACAGAGATGTAGTGTACACCCCGTCCAAGGTTCCCTATGACCCTAGATGGCTGCTGGCCGGACGTGACAGTCCAA ACTTGCCTGGCTTCTGGGAGGACGGCTTCTTTGACCGCGGCTCCTTCATGGAGGTGATGCAGCAGTGGGCCCAGACAGTTGTCTGTGGCCGCGCCCGCCTCGGCGGCATTCCGGTTGGGGTTGTCGCGGTCGAGACGCGGACAGTGGAGATTGACATTCCCGCTGACCCTGCCAACCTCGACTCTGAGGCAAAG GTGCTGTCCCAAGCCGGCCAGGTGTGGTTCCCGGACTCGGCCTACAAGACGGCGCAGGCCATCAACGACTTCAACCGAGAGGAGCTGCCTCTGTTCGTCTTTGCCAACTGGCGAGGTTTTTCCGGAGGCATGAAAG ACATGTACGACCAGGTGCTGAAGTTTGGCGCATACATCGTGGACGCACTGCACACATACCGCCAGCCCGTGCTGGTATACATTCCTCCATACGGCGAGCTCCGCGGAGGCGCTTGGGCCGTCGTCGACGCTGCCATCAACCCGCAGCAGATGGAAATGTACGCTGACCCCGACAGCCGCGGCGGAGTACTGGAGCCCGAAGGCACAGTCGAGATCCGGTTCCGCAAGAAGGACCTGTTGAAGGCCATGCACCGTGTTGATGCCAG GTGCCGTGAGATCCTGGCCCAGCTGGGCATGGCCGATCCCGAGAAGAAGGCCGCCCTAGAGGTGGAGCTGCACAAACGTGAGCAGCAGCTGCTGCCCATGTACCATCAGGTGGCGCTGTCCTTTGCCGACCTGCATGACATGCCCGCCCGCATGCAGGAGAAAGGAGTCATCCAG GATGTGGTCCCCTGGTGCAAGTCGCGGTGCCAGCTGTActggcggctgcgccggcgcctGTTGCAAGATGCGGTCAAGCGGGACATCCGGCAGGTGCGGCCGCAGCTCGGCGATGGTGAGATGGAGAGCATGCTGCGCCGATGGTTCGTCGAGTCCCTGGGCGCCGTCAAG CAATATCTGTGGGAGAATGACCTGGCCGTGACCAACTGGCTTGAAGAGCAGCTTGACCCCAAGATGGAGCGCTCACTGGTCAACGAGAACATCCAGTGCCTGAGGAGGGACGCGGCCATCTCTCAGATCAAGGG TGTGCTCAGCGTCAACCCAGAAGTGATCATGGACTCTGCCGTGCACATAGTCCAGCAGCTGACTCCGCAGCAGCGCTCCGACCTGCTAGCAACCATCCGGACCCTTGAAAACGATCCGCTGCCCACTGCAACGGCGACGACGAGCAACGAGTCGCCGACAACTCCCCCTTCATCGTCGGACTCGGCGTCTTGA